One segment of Comamonas thiooxydans DNA contains the following:
- a CDS encoding LysR family transcriptional regulator has product MSTEPGLLPEMLVFAKVVELRSFAAAARQLDLTTSAVSRSVGRLEAHWGVQLLHRTTRSLSLTELGAEVYAACSQLAQTASDIHAIAGHYSGVPRGTVRLTAPTIFGEIWLSAQLPALRRQWPELEVAVSLSDQMQDLAQQGLDLAIRLTRPEQLPPHMVARELRQVRYIAVASPAYLRGLIKPPEHPQELGPEHGVACITLGYGDFQSRLQWVHSQDRSPAPAVTEVAVHSPLSMDSSTGIINLALQHQGIGLVADFAAQAVLSSGALVQVLPDWQLTGNYAPRTAYALYMPSRHLPLKVRALIDHLVEAGKH; this is encoded by the coding sequence TGGTTTTCGCCAAGGTGGTGGAGCTGCGCAGCTTTGCCGCCGCCGCACGGCAGCTGGATCTGACCACCTCGGCCGTCAGCCGCAGCGTGGGCCGGCTCGAAGCCCACTGGGGCGTGCAACTGCTGCACCGCACAACCCGCTCCCTGTCCCTGACCGAGCTCGGAGCCGAGGTCTATGCCGCCTGCAGCCAGCTGGCACAGACGGCCAGCGATATCCACGCCATCGCCGGCCATTACAGCGGCGTGCCGCGCGGCACGGTGCGACTGACGGCACCGACCATCTTTGGGGAAATCTGGCTCAGTGCCCAGTTGCCTGCACTGCGCCGCCAATGGCCCGAGCTTGAGGTCGCCGTCAGCCTCAGCGACCAGATGCAGGACCTGGCGCAGCAAGGTCTGGATCTGGCCATCCGCCTGACCCGGCCCGAACAGCTACCGCCGCATATGGTGGCGCGCGAGCTGCGCCAGGTGCGCTACATCGCCGTGGCCTCGCCGGCCTACCTCAGGGGTCTGATCAAGCCGCCCGAGCATCCACAAGAGCTGGGACCCGAGCATGGCGTGGCATGCATCACGCTGGGCTATGGCGACTTTCAGAGCCGGCTGCAATGGGTGCACAGCCAAGATCGCAGCCCGGCGCCCGCAGTGACCGAAGTCGCCGTTCACTCTCCTTTGTCCATGGACAGCAGCACGGGCATCATCAATCTGGCGCTGCAGCACCAGGGTATAGGCCTGGTGGCAGACTTTGCCGCCCAGGCCGTGCTGAGCAGCGGCGCGCTGGTACAGGTGCTGCCCGACTGGCAGTTGACGGGCAACTACGCGCCGCGCACCGCTTATGCGCTGTATATGCCCTCGCGCCACCTGCCGCTCAAGGTGCGGGCGCTGATTGATCACCTAGTCGAGGCCGGCAAGCATTAA
- a CDS encoding acyl-CoA dehydrogenase, with protein MANGYQWDDCFQLDQQLTEDERMIRDAAREYCQDKLKPRVQAMFRNESVDVSIFREMGELGLLGPTIPTQYGGAGLNYVSYGLVAREIERVDSGYRSMASVQSSLVMVPINEFGTEAQKMKYLPKLASGEFIGCFGLTEPDHGSDPGSMATRAYKVDGGYRLKGNKMWITNSPVADVFVVWAKEVSEDGTVGQIRGFVLEKGMKGLSAPAIHGKVGLRASITGEIVMDDVFCPEENAFPEVRGLKGPFTCLNSARFGIAWGALGAAEDCWHTARQYTLDRKQFGRPLAANQLIQKKLADMQTEITLGLQAALRVGRMKDEHQNVIEITSLVKRNNCGKSLDIARMARDMLGGNGISDEFGVARHLVNLEVVNTYEGTHDVHALILGRAQTGIAAFAN; from the coding sequence ATGGCCAATGGCTACCAGTGGGACGACTGCTTCCAGCTCGACCAGCAACTGACCGAAGACGAGCGCATGATCCGCGACGCAGCGCGCGAGTACTGCCAGGACAAGCTCAAGCCTCGCGTGCAAGCCATGTTCCGCAACGAGTCCGTGGACGTCAGCATCTTCCGCGAGATGGGCGAGCTGGGCCTGCTGGGCCCCACCATCCCCACGCAATACGGTGGCGCGGGTCTGAACTATGTGAGCTACGGCCTGGTGGCGCGCGAGATCGAGCGTGTTGATTCGGGCTACCGTTCCATGGCCTCCGTGCAGTCCTCGCTGGTGATGGTGCCCATCAACGAATTCGGCACCGAAGCGCAGAAGATGAAATACCTGCCCAAGCTGGCTTCGGGCGAGTTCATCGGCTGCTTCGGCCTGACCGAGCCCGACCACGGCTCCGACCCTGGCTCCATGGCCACACGCGCCTACAAGGTCGACGGCGGCTACCGCCTCAAGGGCAACAAGATGTGGATCACCAACAGCCCTGTGGCCGACGTGTTCGTGGTCTGGGCCAAGGAAGTCTCCGAGGACGGCACTGTGGGCCAGATCCGCGGCTTTGTGCTGGAAAAGGGCATGAAGGGCCTGTCCGCCCCCGCCATCCACGGCAAGGTGGGCCTGCGCGCTTCCATCACCGGCGAAATCGTCATGGACGATGTGTTCTGCCCCGAAGAAAACGCCTTCCCCGAGGTTCGCGGCCTCAAGGGCCCATTCACCTGCCTGAACAGCGCCCGCTTCGGCATTGCCTGGGGCGCGCTGGGTGCGGCAGAAGACTGCTGGCACACCGCCCGCCAGTACACGCTGGACCGCAAGCAGTTCGGTCGCCCCCTGGCTGCCAACCAGCTGATCCAGAAGAAGCTGGCCGATATGCAGACCGAAATCACGCTGGGCCTGCAGGCCGCGCTGCGCGTGGGCCGCATGAAGGACGAGCACCAGAACGTGATCGAGATCACCTCTCTGGTCAAGCGCAACAACTGCGGCAAGTCGCTGGACATCGCCCGCATGGCGCGCGACATGCTGGGCGGCAACGGCATCAGCGACGAGTTCGGTGTGGCTCGCCACCTGGTGAACCTGGAAGTGGTGAACACCTACGAAGGCACGCACGATGTGCATGCGCTGATTCTGGGTCGCGCCCAGACCGGTATCGCGGCGTTTGCGAACTGA
- a CDS encoding aromatic ring-hydroxylating dioxygenase subunit alpha, translated as MNTHFANELHRRATHAMHTGLADADTQGGQVAVSQYTSDEQTTQELRLLRQFPQPVAGSSSIPAPGAWLSLSPFDVPLLLVRQSDGAVHAFLNVCRHRGARVVAEGSGTETRAFICPYHAWTYQPDGGLRGVPDSFGFPSLKKEKSGLKRLAAVERGGVIWVVLDPTSPIRDIGTHLGPLMENLESLDGLHSPVSYAQRSLEVNANWKLLIDGIFEAYHFKVAHRQTIAHMFMNNLQLVDEFDLHRRLYLIKSRFPKEQPEANGFDPRKYGNLTYYFFPNTMILVQPDHGQLSYLEPLSASRTRIHEITLIPTEPATDKAAAYWNANVDLYRRTLAEDYALAESIQAGLASGANDNLTFGSFEYSAPRFHTQLQQQLDSLQPSPQTHKPVKTATS; from the coding sequence ATGAATACCCATTTTGCAAACGAGCTTCACCGACGCGCCACACATGCCATGCACACCGGACTGGCCGACGCCGATACACAGGGCGGGCAGGTCGCAGTCTCCCAATACACCAGCGACGAGCAGACCACGCAGGAGTTGCGCTTGTTGCGCCAGTTTCCCCAGCCCGTGGCCGGTAGCTCATCCATTCCCGCGCCCGGCGCCTGGCTGTCGCTGAGTCCATTCGATGTTCCGCTGCTGTTGGTCAGGCAATCCGACGGAGCCGTCCACGCTTTCTTGAATGTCTGCCGCCACCGCGGCGCACGCGTTGTGGCCGAGGGCAGCGGCACCGAAACACGAGCCTTCATCTGCCCCTACCACGCATGGACTTACCAGCCCGATGGTGGCTTGCGAGGTGTTCCCGACTCCTTCGGCTTCCCCAGCCTGAAGAAAGAGAAGTCCGGTCTCAAAAGGCTGGCCGCCGTAGAGCGAGGCGGCGTCATCTGGGTTGTGCTTGACCCCACATCACCCATCAGAGATATCGGCACACACCTGGGCCCGCTCATGGAGAACCTGGAGTCGCTGGACGGGCTCCACTCCCCCGTGTCCTATGCGCAGCGCTCGCTCGAAGTCAACGCCAACTGGAAGCTGCTGATAGATGGCATCTTTGAAGCCTATCACTTCAAGGTTGCGCACCGCCAGACCATTGCCCACATGTTCATGAACAACCTGCAACTGGTGGACGAATTTGACCTGCACCGGCGCTTGTACCTCATCAAGTCCCGCTTTCCAAAAGAGCAACCCGAAGCAAACGGCTTCGACCCGCGCAAGTACGGCAACCTGACTTACTACTTCTTTCCCAACACGATGATCCTGGTCCAGCCCGACCACGGGCAGCTCAGCTACCTGGAGCCGCTCAGCGCCTCCCGCACACGGATTCATGAGATCACACTGATTCCGACAGAGCCCGCCACGGACAAGGCCGCTGCGTACTGGAACGCCAACGTGGACCTGTACCGCCGGACTCTGGCCGAAGACTACGCCCTCGCAGAGTCCATACAGGCCGGCCTGGCCTCAGGCGCCAATGACAACCTCACCTTTGGCTCTTTCGAGTACAGCGCGCCCCGCTTTCACACGCAGCTCCAACAACAGCTGGACTCACTCCAACCCAGCCCTCAGACCCATAAGCCTGTGAAGACAGCCACTAGCTGA
- a CDS encoding long-chain-fatty-acid--CoA ligase yields the protein MSAQNLIDCLMQQAEQSPQTALFTAGLRTVSFAEMNRQTNQLANALKSLGVGPQDRVALLSKSQIDSALLIFACMKIGAVGMPINWRFSVDEVRFVLEDSDAHVLIIDTEFLDRIDARSTSSGLRIFTTDGADPEHQRLGSWLAAFSDQLPATTLEAHRAAIHIYSSGTTGQPKGVVLTHKSLLSACQVTTEAWGLEPHSVLGHVVPIFHIAGLLILLFPVYMGCRCVAFRDFKPASFLAALSNQSISHVLLVPAMINFLLAEPANTDLDFSRLKLIAYGGSPITEPVLQAAMQRFNCDFSQIYGLTEVAGVVTNLTPEDHRKAAGLLRSGGRPLPRTELRIVDPVTLTELEDGQVGEVWIRSDRNFHEYWQKPEATQEVYPEGRDALGGWFRSGDAGYLLNGYLFLSDRIKDMIISGAENIYPAELENTLMKHPAIADGAIIGVPDPVWGESVKACVVLRPGTTLSEDELINFMREQVAHFKCPKSVEFLTSLPRTESGKLLKRQLRAPYWAGQERAIN from the coding sequence ATGAGCGCCCAGAATCTGATCGACTGCCTGATGCAGCAAGCAGAGCAATCCCCGCAAACCGCCCTGTTCACTGCCGGCCTCCGAACCGTCAGCTTTGCGGAGATGAACCGCCAGACCAACCAGTTGGCGAACGCGCTGAAATCACTGGGGGTGGGACCGCAGGACCGGGTTGCTTTGCTGAGCAAGAGCCAGATTGATTCCGCCCTGCTGATTTTTGCCTGCATGAAAATCGGTGCCGTTGGCATGCCGATCAACTGGCGCTTCAGCGTGGATGAGGTGCGCTTTGTGCTTGAAGATTCAGACGCCCACGTGCTGATCATCGACACGGAGTTTCTGGACCGTATCGACGCTCGCAGTACTTCGTCAGGACTGCGCATCTTTACGACAGATGGTGCCGATCCCGAACACCAACGGCTGGGCTCCTGGCTCGCAGCGTTTAGCGACCAATTACCCGCTACCACCCTGGAGGCCCACCGGGCCGCGATTCACATCTATTCCTCAGGCACCACCGGCCAGCCCAAGGGCGTGGTGCTCACCCACAAGAGCCTGCTATCTGCCTGCCAAGTCACCACCGAGGCCTGGGGCCTTGAGCCTCATTCCGTGCTGGGCCACGTAGTGCCCATCTTTCACATCGCCGGCCTGCTGATTCTGCTGTTTCCTGTGTATATGGGTTGCCGGTGCGTGGCCTTTCGAGACTTCAAGCCCGCAAGCTTTCTCGCTGCCCTGTCCAATCAGTCGATCTCGCATGTACTCCTGGTGCCTGCCATGATCAACTTCCTGCTGGCCGAGCCAGCCAATACTGACCTTGATTTCAGCCGGCTCAAACTCATCGCTTATGGAGGCTCTCCCATCACCGAGCCCGTGCTGCAAGCAGCCATGCAACGATTTAACTGCGATTTCTCACAGATCTATGGACTGACTGAAGTTGCAGGCGTCGTCACCAACCTCACCCCCGAAGACCACCGCAAAGCTGCTGGACTACTGCGCTCGGGAGGACGCCCACTGCCGCGCACGGAACTGCGTATTGTGGATCCCGTCACCCTCACAGAGCTGGAGGACGGCCAGGTCGGTGAGGTCTGGATTCGCAGTGACCGCAATTTTCACGAGTACTGGCAAAAGCCCGAAGCCACCCAAGAGGTCTATCCCGAAGGCCGCGACGCCCTGGGCGGCTGGTTCCGCTCGGGTGACGCCGGCTACCTGCTCAACGGCTATCTATTCCTCAGTGACCGCATCAAGGACATGATCATTTCCGGCGCCGAGAACATATACCCAGCGGAGTTGGAGAACACCTTGATGAAACACCCGGCCATAGCGGACGGAGCCATCATCGGCGTGCCAGATCCCGTCTGGGGCGAGTCCGTCAAGGCCTGCGTCGTACTGCGCCCCGGAACCACACTCAGCGAAGACGAGTTGATCAATTTCATGCGCGAGCAAGTAGCGCACTTCAAGTGCCCGAAAAGCGTGGAGTTTCTGACAAGCCTACCGCGCACGGAATCAGGCAAGCTGCTCAAGCGCCAACTGCGCGCGCCGTACTGGGCGGGACAAGAGCGGGCCATCAACTGA
- a CDS encoding LysR family transcriptional regulator — MRRVLPSTQALACFESAARHVSYTKAAQELSLTQSAVSRQIIALEEFVGVALFKRTRHGVLLTDAGLHYAKQVGRWLQGLERDTLDLMSHQGEGGPINLAAVPTFATRWLLPRLPQLAQQHPDITVHIDVQTRPFLFADTVFDAALYAGTPEQVARWPGVQAQWLMDEEVVPVCSPQLLATAQQRDPGRAWLPVGPEVIARLPLLQQSTRPQGWRQWFDAMHIDAPRALDGMRLELFSMLAVAASQGLGVALIPPMLIEQEIARGDLIVACPQPLRGNRAYYLVTPELAAEAQPSPALRVFSQWLQGRAQEIRGGKTA; from the coding sequence ATGCGCAGAGTTCTCCCTTCCACCCAGGCTCTGGCCTGCTTTGAATCGGCTGCCCGCCATGTCAGCTACACCAAGGCTGCACAGGAGTTGTCGCTGACGCAAAGTGCCGTTTCGCGGCAGATCATTGCGCTGGAGGAGTTTGTGGGCGTGGCGCTGTTCAAGCGCACACGCCACGGCGTGCTGCTCACCGATGCGGGACTGCATTACGCCAAGCAGGTGGGACGCTGGCTGCAGGGGCTGGAGCGCGACACGCTGGACCTGATGAGTCACCAGGGCGAGGGCGGCCCCATCAATCTGGCGGCCGTGCCCACTTTCGCCACGCGCTGGCTGCTGCCGCGCCTGCCGCAACTGGCACAGCAGCACCCAGACATTACTGTGCATATCGATGTGCAGACCCGGCCTTTCCTGTTTGCCGACACGGTGTTCGATGCCGCTCTCTACGCGGGCACGCCCGAGCAGGTGGCACGCTGGCCCGGCGTGCAGGCGCAGTGGCTGATGGACGAAGAGGTCGTGCCCGTGTGCAGCCCGCAACTGCTGGCCACGGCCCAGCAGCGCGATCCGGGCCGCGCCTGGCTGCCGGTGGGCCCCGAGGTGATTGCGCGCCTGCCGCTGCTGCAGCAAAGCACGCGCCCCCAGGGCTGGCGCCAGTGGTTCGACGCGATGCATATCGATGCACCGCGCGCGCTCGACGGCATGCGGCTCGAGCTGTTTTCCATGCTGGCCGTGGCTGCCAGCCAGGGTCTGGGCGTGGCGCTGATCCCGCCCATGCTGATCGAGCAGGAGATTGCGCGCGGCGACCTCATCGTCGCCTGCCCCCAGCCGCTGCGCGGCAACCGCGCCTATTACCTGGTCACGCCCGAGTTGGCGGCCGAGGCACAACCGTCGCCGGCGCTGAGGGTGTTCAGCCAGTGGCTGCAGGGCCGCGCACAGGAAATTCGCGGTGGAAAAACAGCGTGA
- a CDS encoding CaiB/BaiF CoA-transferase family protein codes for MNASSTTPMGALAGIKVLDLSRVLAGPWATQMLADLGADVVKVERPVAGDDTRHWGPPFLRDDAGNDTREASYFTACNRNKRSLTVDMAHPEGRALLQRMAQEADVVVENFKTGGLAQYGLDYDSLKALNPRLVYCSITGFGQDGPYAERAGYDLMVQAMCGLMSITGHADGEPGGGPLKVGVAVIDVFTGLYASNAILAALNARDNARNGTGQGQYIDMALLDVGMAVLANQAAGFLATGQAPGRAGNTHPSLAPYQDFPTLDGNVLLAIGNDGQFARFCAAIGQDGWALDARFATNTARVQNRAALLELMKPQMLERSTADWIALLEDKAVPCGPINTIAQAFEDPQVKARGIQKSLPRNACDGIGHIATVANPIRLSATPVTYRNAPPALGQHTDEVLREIGLDDNAIAALHEQGVV; via the coding sequence ATGAACGCAAGCTCCACCACTCCCATGGGCGCACTGGCAGGCATCAAGGTGCTGGATCTTTCCCGCGTGCTGGCGGGCCCCTGGGCCACTCAGATGCTGGCCGATCTGGGGGCCGACGTGGTCAAGGTGGAGCGCCCGGTTGCCGGCGACGACACACGCCACTGGGGGCCTCCGTTCCTCAGGGACGATGCGGGCAACGACACGCGCGAGGCCAGCTACTTCACGGCCTGCAACCGCAACAAGCGCAGCCTCACTGTGGACATGGCACACCCCGAGGGCCGGGCCCTGCTGCAGCGCATGGCGCAAGAGGCCGATGTGGTGGTGGAGAACTTCAAGACCGGAGGGCTCGCGCAATACGGCCTGGACTATGACAGTCTCAAGGCGCTGAACCCGCGCCTGGTTTACTGCTCCATCACGGGTTTCGGCCAGGATGGCCCTTATGCCGAGCGCGCCGGCTATGACCTCATGGTGCAGGCCATGTGCGGCCTGATGAGCATCACCGGCCATGCGGATGGCGAACCCGGCGGAGGTCCGCTCAAGGTCGGCGTGGCCGTGATCGACGTGTTCACGGGGCTGTATGCCAGCAATGCCATCCTGGCTGCACTCAACGCCCGCGACAATGCGAGAAACGGCACCGGCCAGGGCCAGTACATCGATATGGCGCTACTGGATGTGGGCATGGCCGTGCTGGCCAACCAGGCTGCAGGTTTTCTGGCCACCGGCCAGGCGCCGGGCCGCGCCGGCAATACCCACCCCAGCCTCGCTCCCTATCAGGACTTTCCGACATTGGACGGCAATGTGCTGCTGGCCATCGGCAATGACGGTCAGTTCGCGCGCTTTTGCGCAGCCATCGGCCAGGACGGCTGGGCTCTGGATGCACGCTTTGCCACCAATACCGCCCGTGTACAGAACCGTGCGGCACTGCTGGAGTTGATGAAGCCACAGATGCTTGAACGCAGCACGGCTGACTGGATTGCGCTGCTGGAAGACAAAGCCGTGCCATGCGGCCCCATCAACACCATTGCCCAGGCCTTTGAAGACCCTCAGGTCAAGGCACGCGGCATTCAGAAAAGTCTGCCGCGCAACGCCTGTGACGGCATTGGCCATATTGCCACCGTCGCCAACCCCATACGTCTGTCGGCCACGCCGGTGACTTACCGCAACGCCCCGCCCGCACTGGGCCAGCACACCGATGAGGT
- a CDS encoding TetR/AcrR family transcriptional regulator, whose amino-acid sequence MPCKPLSRKELILDRAEQHFADHGFQGASLSAIARDCQIGNPGLLHHFPSKEVLYRTVLEAQAHELMQRMEQGVRSEDLLQQRLQAFILLQIEWMQARPSGFKLITRELLDNSERIEQAHTRPLETFLFQSVALIEEGQSAGLLRQDIAAVALLTIILGSLNYAQIVRPTFSRAFTEPILKSQSHWMQRIAADVLLLIRASGSALKKT is encoded by the coding sequence ATGCCCTGCAAACCGCTCTCTCGTAAAGAACTGATCCTGGATCGTGCCGAACAGCATTTCGCCGACCACGGATTTCAGGGGGCATCACTATCGGCCATCGCCCGTGACTGCCAGATTGGCAACCCCGGCCTGCTGCACCACTTTCCCAGCAAGGAAGTGCTGTACCGCACCGTGCTCGAGGCTCAGGCACACGAGCTGATGCAGCGCATGGAGCAAGGCGTCCGGTCCGAGGACCTGCTGCAACAGCGCCTGCAGGCCTTCATCTTGCTGCAGATCGAATGGATGCAGGCCCGCCCTTCGGGCTTCAAACTCATTACTCGCGAGCTGCTGGACAATTCCGAGCGCATTGAGCAGGCTCATACCCGGCCGCTAGAGACCTTTTTGTTCCAGAGTGTGGCCTTGATCGAGGAAGGTCAGTCCGCCGGATTGCTGCGTCAAGACATCGCTGCCGTTGCTTTGCTGACCATTATTCTGGGCAGCCTCAATTACGCACAGATCGTGCGCCCAACCTTCAGCAGAGCCTTTACCGAGCCAATCCTCAAGAGCCAGAGCCACTGGATGCAGCGCATCGCTGCCGATGTACTGCTACTCATCAGGGCTTCAGGCTCCGCCTTGAAAAAGACATAA
- the tenA gene encoding thiaminase II, whose translation MSFSQSLWNANQALFQSTLELPFNQELAAGTLSRERFCHYMIQDAHYLVAYGRALAVTAAKSDNAEGVVQFANAANEAVVVERALHGGFMRDFGITPEQFAATPLTPACHHYTSYLLATAWSTAYPVAVAALLPCFWIYAEVGRDIHARSAKDNPYQAWVDTYASEEFHAAVRGVCATVDRLAEEATEATRAAMHAAYKDAARLEWMFWDSAYRRGDWQGPLR comes from the coding sequence ATGTCTTTCAGCCAAAGCCTGTGGAATGCCAACCAGGCGCTGTTTCAGAGCACCCTGGAGCTGCCCTTCAACCAGGAGCTGGCGGCCGGCACGTTGAGTCGGGAGCGCTTTTGCCACTACATGATTCAGGATGCGCATTACCTCGTCGCCTATGGTCGCGCGCTGGCCGTGACGGCGGCCAAATCCGATAACGCCGAAGGCGTGGTGCAGTTTGCCAATGCCGCCAATGAGGCCGTGGTGGTGGAGCGTGCCCTGCATGGGGGCTTCATGCGCGACTTCGGCATCACGCCCGAGCAGTTCGCGGCTACGCCGCTGACGCCGGCCTGTCATCACTACACCAGCTATCTGCTGGCCACGGCATGGAGCACCGCTTACCCGGTGGCCGTGGCCGCGCTGCTGCCCTGCTTCTGGATTTATGCCGAGGTGGGGCGCGACATTCACGCGCGCTCGGCCAAGGACAATCCGTATCAGGCCTGGGTGGACACCTATGCCAGCGAGGAGTTTCATGCGGCGGTGCGCGGCGTTTGCGCCACGGTGGATCGCCTGGCCGAGGAGGCCACCGAGGCCACGCGCGCAGCCATGCATGCCGCCTATAAGGATGCGGCCCGGCTGGAATGGATGTTCTGGGACAGTGCCTACCGCCGGGGAGATTGGCAAGGGCCGCTGCGCTGA